A part of Rattus norvegicus strain BN/NHsdMcwi chromosome 4, GRCr8, whole genome shotgun sequence genomic DNA contains:
- the Chrm2 gene encoding muscarinic acetylcholine receptor M2 produces the protein MNNSTNSSNNGLAITSPYKTFEVVFIVLVAGSLSLVTIIGNILVMVSIKVNRHLQTVNNYFLFSLACADLIIGVFSMNLYTLYTVIGYWPLGPVVCDLWLALDYVVSNASVMNLLIISFDRYFCVTKPLTYPVKRTTKMAGMMIAAAWVLSFILWAPAILFWQFIVGVRTVEDGECYIQFFSNAAVTFGTAIAAFYLPVIIMTVLYWHISRASKSRIKKEKKEPVANQDPVSPSLVQGRIVKPNNNNMPGGDGGLEHNKIQNGKAPRDGVTENCVQGEEKESSNDSTSVSAVASNMRDDEITQDENTVSTSLGHSRDDNSKQTCIKIVTKAQKGDVCTPTSTTVELVGSSGQNGDEKQNIVARKIVKMTKQPAKKKPPPSREKKVTRTILAILLAFIITWAPYNVMVLINTFCAPCIPNTVWTIGYWLCYINSTINPACYALCNATFKKTFKHLLMCHYKNIGATR, from the coding sequence ATGAATAACTCAACAAACTCCTCGAACAATGGCTTGGCTATTACCAGTCCTTACAAGACATTTGAAGTGGTATTTATTGTCCTTGTGGCTGGATCCCTCAGTCTGGTGACCATCATTGGGAACATTCTGGTCATGGTTTCCATTAAAGTCAACCGCCACCTTCAGACTGTCAACAATTACTTCTTGTTCAGCCTGGCCTGTGCTGACCTCATCATAGGTGTTTTCTCCATGAACTTGTATACCCTCTACACTGTGATTGGTTACTGGCCTTTGGGACCTGTAGTATGTGACCTTTGGCTAGCATTGGACTATGTTGTCAGCAATGCCTCCGTTATGAATCTCCTCATCATCAGCTTTGATAGATACTTCTGTGTCACGAAACCTCTGACCTACCCAGTTAAGCGGACCACAAAAATGGCAGGCATGATGATTGCAGCTGCGTGGGTCCTTTCCTTCATCCTCTGGGCCCCAGCCATTCTCTTCTGGCAGTTCATCGTAGGGGTGAGGActgtggaggatggggagtgcTATATTCAGTTCTTTTCCAATGCGGCCGTCACCTTCGGCACTGCCATTGCAGCTTTCTATCTGCCTGTCATCATCATGACTGTGCTCTATTGGCATATATCCCGGGCAAGCAAGAGtagaataaagaaggaaaagaaggaaccTGTGGCCAACCAAGACCCAGTATCTCCAAGTCTGGTGCAAGGAAGAATTGTAAAGCCAAACAATAACAATATGCCTGGTGGTGATGGCGGCCTGGAACACAACAAGATCCAGAATGGCAAGGCTCCACGGGACGGCGTGACTGAAAACTGTGTtcagggggaggagaaagagagctcCAATGATTCGACGTCAGTCAGTGCTGTGGCCTCCAATATGAGAGATGATGAGATAACCCAGGATGAAAACACAGTTTCCACTTCGCTGGGCCACTCCAGAGATGACAACTCTAAGCAAACATGCATCAAAATTGTCACCAAGGCCCAAAAGGGTGATGTGTGCACCCCAACGAGTACCACTGTAGAACTAGTTGGGTCGTCGGGTCAGAATGGGGATGAAAAGCAGAACATTGTAGCCCGCAAAATCGTGAAGATGACCAAGCAGCCTGCCAAAAAGAAGCCTCCACCATCCCGGGAAAAGAAAGTGACCAGGACAATCTTGGCTATCCTGTTGGCTTTCATCATAACGTGGGCGCCATACAATGTCATGGTGCTCATCAATACTTTCTGTGCACCCTGCATCCCCAATACAGTATGGACAATTGGCTACTGGCTCTGTTACATCAATAGCACCATCAATCCGGCCTGCTATGCGCTTTGTAATGCCACCTTCAAAAAGACTTTTAAGCACCTCCTCATGTGTCATTACAAGAACATAGGCGCTACACGGTGA